The segment ATGGGTCTGGGCCATCGCAGCCACGATCAACGGCAGCGCCAGGATGAGGATCTGGTTGACGTTGTAGGCGTTGACGAAGCCCGGGAACCGCGAGTTCGTATACAGGAGCAACCCGGCGACCAGCAGGATCTGCAGCCCGACGGGCATCCACAGGCGGAACCTGACGATCTTCCGCCACTTGTTCTTGTCGCGGGCATCGCGGATGAGCTTCCGGACGGCGCGTCGCGCCGTGTCGATGCGGTTGCTCATCTCCGGCCGTTCGACCTGGATGCCTTCGGCATCGCGATGCCGAGGGGCGAACGTCCCGCTTTGGAGAGACCAGGCCCTCTGACCACCGCCTCGACGATGCGCAGCTCGTCGAGCTCATCGCCGGGGATCTCCTCGACGATCTGACCCCGGGACATGACGAGCACTCGGTCGCACAGCCCGGAGAGCTCGAGAGGGTCGCTCGACTTGACGAGCATCGCCGTTCCGGCATTGGTGCGAGTGCGAAGGGCCTTGTAGATGTCGAAGCGGGAACCGACGTCGACGCCCTGCGTGGGTTCGTACGCGAGGATCACTGCCGGCTCCTTGAGGAACGTGCGGGAAACCGAGACCTTCTGCTGGTTGCCCCCGGAGAGGAACTCGACCGGTTGCTCGAGGGACGGCGTGCGGATCTCCAACTGGCGGACGAGATCGGTGACGACGCGCCGCTCCCTGCGTCTCCTCAACAGACCGAACACCGAGAATCGGCGCAAAGCTTGGATCGTCGCGTTCACCTTGACGCCGAGCACCGACATCAGCGCTTCGCGCCGGCGATCGCCCGGCAGCAGCATCATCCCTGCGCCGACAGCCTCATGGGTCGAGATCAGCGACAATTCCTTGCCATCGCAGACGATGCGTCCTGCCTTCGGCGGTTGGCGGCCCGCCAAACAGTCGAAGAGCTGAAGCTGCCCGTTGCCTTCCGCACCGGCGACCCCGACGATCTCACCTCGGTCCAACGTGAAGCTGACCGGCCCGAACGACTGACCCTGAAGACCGTCGACTTCGAGCACCCCGCGACGCTCGTCCACGTTGAGGGCCGGTGGGGGGAAAGCCGCCTCGAATGGACGACCAACGATCAACTCGACCAGTGCCGGCTCCGACGTGGTCTTCGCGTCGAACGTGCCCTGGTTCCGACCGTCCCGAAGGACGGTGATCCGGTCGGCGATCTCGAGCACCTCGGGCAGTCGATGACTCACGTACACCACCCCGACGCCGCGACGGCTGCAGGCGGTGACGGTCCGGTGCAACGCTTCCACCTCGTGCGGCCCGAGCGCGGTGGTTGGCTCGTCGAGCAAGAGTACCTTCGGGTTGGTCACCAGCGCCTTCGCGACCTCGAAGAGCTGGCGGTCGGCAAGGCTGAGAAAGCCGGCCGGAGCGTCCGGGAACAGCTCGAGGTCGAGGTCGAACTCGGCCAGAAGCCTCCTGGCCCACTTCTTCCTCCGCCAAAACGGCGGCCGCTGGTCGTCGGGGGCGGCCAGGAACAGGTTGTTCTTCACCGGTTCCGGAAGGATCAGCGACGTGTCCTGGTATGCCATGGCCAGACCGAGCTTCTGGGCCAAAGCCGGGGAGTCGCGGCGAAGCGGCCGACCGCCGATCTCGACCGTCCCCACATCGGGGTCGATGAACCCGCTCGCGATGCCGAGGAGGGTCGACTTCCCCGACCCGTTCTCGCCGACGACCGCGTGGACCTCGCCGGCGCGACAGTCGAAGCTCACGTCGGTCAGCGCCCGAACGGCCCCGAACTGCCGCGAGACGCGGCGCAGCTCGAGGACCACACGGGGGAAGGCCGACCCTCCTCCGGTATCGCCTTTCTCCAAGTCAGCCGCCGAACATCAGCTGCAGGACCGGATCCGGAACCAGCGACGTGCCCGAAACGGCCTCGTGGACACGGTTGGGATCGCAGTCGTCCTCCGTCACCTGCCGCATCACGTGTGGCACGACGACCTCCGCCGGGATCTCGGCTCCCTTGAGCGACATCATCGCCGCGGTGACGCCGATCCGTGATTGGAAGTTCCCTCCCGCCGAGTAGAAGATGTTGTAGGAGGGCTCGTCCCGCTCCGCCCAGTCACAGAACAGGTTCTGCTCGTCCGTGCGCAACGCGACGGTCAGGTTCTTGACCGGGATCCCGAGGTCCTCGTAGGTCTGCAGGCCGATGTACATACCGTCGGCGTACTCGTAGGCCCAACCTCTGATGTCGGGGTTCGTCGTCAGCAACCCTTGATAGACACCGGGGATCGCCGGTGGGAACCAACTGGTATCACCGGTCGTGCTGTTCTCGTTGGCCGGCGGGTTGACCAGGTCGACGCCATCGGCAAGGGCGTCCACCGCGCACTGTTGCCAGCCGAGCGACAGCGCGTTGCCGGGGGTTCCTCCGAGGAGCGCCACTTCGCCGTTGCCGACACCCTCGTTGAGGACCTCGGCGAAGCTGTTGCCGAGGGCACACAGATCCTCTCCCACGACGCTGAGGTAGTCCTCGCCGGGAGTGAGCGCCCCTTCTTGACCGGGAAGACCGACCCAGCCCGCGGAGAACGGAACGTACGGGATGCCGGCGTCGTCGGCCTCCTTGATGGCGTCGGCGATGGCGATACCCATGTCGGGATAACCGACGATGAAGTCGACCCCTCGCTGGATCAGGAACCGTATGTCGTTGGCGTGGACGGCGGGGTCGGGGTCGAAATCGGCCTCGGTGGAGACGATGGTCCCGATCTCGTCGTAGGTCAGCGCCTGGAGGATAGCCTCCATGTGGCTCACGGCGCGCCACACGTTCACTGTGTCTCCGCCGCCGTCGGCGTAGCCCATGATCAGGTCACCGCCGGTTCCCGTGTCGCACTCCTGGTTGTTCCAACACTCCATCGCCTTGTCGATGGTGGCTTGATCGAGGTCCTGATCGGCCCTGGCCACGGACGCCAAGATGATGTTCCAGCTCGCCTCGTCCGACGGTTCCACGGGGCCAAGCGCCTTGTCGATCAACGCGGTGTCGGCATCGGTGCTCTCGCCGAACTCCGCAAGTGGTCCGGTGGCGCCGGTGGCGGTGCCAGTTTGTGCGGGTCCCGTGGGTGTCCCGTCATCGTCATCGCCCCCACCGCACGCGGCCGCCACCAACGCAAGTGCCGCGATGACCGCGGCGATCCTGATCCGGTGCATGTTCCTCCTCCCTGAATGGGCCGATCTCCGTCGGGGATCGATCGTGTTCGTCACATGTCCCCCCCTTCTTGGCCGTTGGTCAATCCGAACGATGGACGGCCGGCGGCTGCGAGGCATCCGGGCGTCTCCGTTCTCGAAGCACCTGCTCGACACCGCGGATGATGCGATCTCCCGAGACGAGCATGCCGCCGATGATCACCAGTCCGAACACCACGAATTGGAGCGACGTGGGCAGGCCCATCGTTCGCAACATCTGGTTGAGACCGGTGAGGAAGATCGCGGCGACGAACGTCGACAACGGGCTTGCCAGCCCTCCGGTGAGGGAGGCGCCTCCGATCACCACTGCAGCGATCGGGCCGAGGAGATACAACCTTCCGACCGCGACCCCGGGAGTGCGCAGCAGTCCTGCGAGCGCGACTCCCGCAAGCGCATAGAAGACGGCGGCCACGACGTAGACCAGGATCTGGTTCAAGTTCACCCTGACCCCGACCACGTGGGAGGCCACCGGGTTGGCCCCCACCACTTGGAACCTTCGACCGATCGCCGTATAGCGAAGGCCGAGGATCAGGACGATGGTGAGCGCGGCGCCACCCCAGAACACAGGGCTCACGCCGAGGATGCGGTTGGATGTCCACTCGGAGAGACCGCGTGGCACGGGGCTTGAAACCGGGAAGGTACCTCCGTAGCGGTTCACCACGCCGATCACGATGAGACCCACGGCGAGCGTGGTGATGAGGGCGTTCAGCTTGAACCCGCCGATCAGGATGCCGTTGACGAGTCCGATCGTCGCTGCGACGGCGATCGCGGTGACAACGGCGACCACGATGTTCTCGTTCGAGCCGTCCCCGACACCGACCATGATGACGGCCGCCAGACTCATCGTGCCTGGGACGCTGAGGTCGATCCCGCCGGTCATGACGACCAACATCTGACCAAGGGCAACGATGCCCAGGACCGCTCCATAAGGAGCGATGGCACGGACGGCGACACGACCGAGTGTGGCTGGAGCCCAGATCGAGGCGACGATCACGAGCACGAGGAGCGCGATGTACACGGGCAAGTACCGGGACGCCACGACGAACGACGTCAACGCGGACGAGGGTGTCGGCTTGCGCTGCTCGATCATCCGTCACCTCCCGCCCCAGAACGCACGACGAGAACCCCGGCGGTTGCGACACGCTCTCGGGCGGACATGGCCAACGCGCGGGCGCGCTCGACATCGGCGTCGAGGACTCCGTCCCGCACCAGCGCGCGTCCCGCGGCGAAGACCCAGCCAACGTTCGACGTATCCATCCCCCACACCACCGCACCGATGGGGTCGTTGATCGGGTAGATGTTCGGCCGGTCTGTCCGGAGAACGACAACGTCGGCCTGCTTGCCAGGCTCGAGCGATCCTGTGACCGTGTGCAGCCCGGCCGCCACCGCTCCATCGATCGTCGCGAACCGGATGACGTCGCGAGTGCTCATCAATTTCGGAAGCGCGGCCTTCCCCGCGAGCTTTCGGTCGAACACGACGGCGTGTTGCAGGGAAATCGTCTCGCGCATCTGCGCGAACAGGTCCCCGGGGGCGACGCGCTCGTCGTCCACGCCAAGGGCCGGCCGGACGTCGTGATCGATCAGCAATTGGATGGGCGGCGCCCTGAGTCCACCGGCCATCTCGCTCGACGGCGTCACCGAGACGGACGTGCCGGACGACGCCAGCGCCCTCGCCGCCGCGTCATCGAGCCCGAACGGGTGAACGAGCGTCACGTCCGATCCCAGCACGCCTCGCTCTGCCAGCCGTGCGATGGCGTTTGATCCGGGAACGTTCGAGCCGCCGTGGATGTGGATGCGCATTCCGAGTTCACGCGAGAGCGCCACCGGATCGCCGTCAGAACGGACACCGTCCGAGGTCAGGTCGAGCCCGAGGGCGATCGTCGTCCTCGGTCCCACTTCCTCACGCATGCGCGTGATGCCGGCTCGGGTCGGCATGCGCAGGCCGCCGTTCGAAGCCTCGACGAGACCGCGAACGAACACGGTTCGCGCGCCCGCGTCGGCGTGAGCCTGAAGCGCTGCGGCGGCGAGCGCCGGGTCGACCGGGAGATCCGACCAGTCGACCACCGTGGTGATCCCGGCTTCGACCGCGCCCAGCAAGCCGACAAGCGTCGCCGCGTACACGTCATCGGGTTGGAGTTGACCGCCGAGCTTCGCTGGGTCCACGACCGCGCCGTTCGTCGACGCGTCGCCCAGGTTCCTGAACAACGACCGCCACGTGTGGCGGTGGGTGTCGACGAAGCCCGGCATGACGATCGTTTCGCTGGCGTCGACGTTCTCGGCATCGCGGGCGCGAACGCCGGAGCCGACCTCGGCGATCCGGCCGTCCTCGATCAGCACGTCGGCGGTGGCGAAGTTCGGCGTCTTCTTCCCGAGCGTGAGGACGCATCCGCCGCGGAGCAGGGTGCGGCTCGTCACTGCGTGGATGGGGATCGGACCTGATGGGACCGATGACCGCGGACGTCAAACTCCGGCGCTATTCCGCCGCGACAGCCCTTAGTGACGACCGAGTGCCCCCCCACCGTTCAGCAACGCTACACATCTTCCTCCGGGCGCGCCAGGGACCCCTGCCGCCCGGAACCGTGCCTGACGCAGGCGATCAACGTCAGCGGGAGCACGATGGGAACAGCGTTGCTGCACACCGCGCGGCCACGCTCTTTCGCGCGGGATGTCGAAGCGAGTTACGGTCAGCCGTCGCGACCAACGACGAACCAGATCCCGTGGACCGGCTCGTCGCCGAGGTTCCACAGCCGATGCGGCTGCGTGGACTCGAAGGAGATCGAGTCGCCCGGTCCGAGCTCGTGCCGCTCGAACGTGAGCTGGACGCCGAGCCGTCCGGAGATGATGTAGCCGTACTCTCGTCCGGGGTGTCGCATGAGCCGGTCGTCGGGAGACGACGACCCTCCAACGTCGTAGATCACATGGAGAAAGTCGACGTCCTCGTCGTCGCTGGTGAGACGCTCCCACCGGACGCCGGAGGCCAGGTCGAGCGCGTGTCGCTCCTCCGAGCGCACCACCGATCCCGGCGCCGATCCCTCAACTGTCGTAGTCCCGCCGGCGATCGCCACGGCCGCCTCGTGGCGATGGACTTGAAACACGTGATCGAGCGAGACGCCGAGCTCCGAGACGATCGCGTACAGCGTGCTGACCGAGGGCTTGGATTGTCCGGATTCGATCTGCGATATCAGGCTGGCCGAGACGCCGAGTCGTCGTGCGAGCTCGCGCTGGCTGATCCTGACGCGTTCCCGCTCCTCGCGAAGGCGTGAACCGATCTCGCCAAGCTCACCCGTCACACATCCCCCCTGCCTTCCGCGCACCCTAACACGCGACATTCCTTCCACTCGTGCTGAACGACCGTCGCGTATCACTGGACGATGCAGCCGGTGACTTGCGGGTGGGCCGGATGACGTGGGACGCTCCGGCCCAATATCGTGCAGTCCCGCTTTCCGGTACGCGCCGGCCGGACGCTCGAGGGAGGTGCCGGGCATGGATGGATTCCCCGTTGCGACGACGCCATCGCCGGGTCTTCACGGCGTCGATTGGGAGAACCGCGTCGACTTCGGGCGCCTCCGCGAGTACCGGCTGTCGCGCGTCCGCGAGCAGCTCGACGCCTCCGACCTGGGCGCCGTCCTGCTGTTCGAGACCAGCAACATCCGCTACGCGACGAGCACCCACATCGGGTACTGGGCATTCAACAAAGGCGAACGGTACGCGCTCGTGACGCGCACGGGTCCGCCGCGCATCTGGGACTTCGGATCGGCGGCACGCGCGCACCGATTGCAGCTGCCGCAGCTGTACGACGAGACGAACGCCGTCGGCGGGAATACCGGGCTGCAGGGCGCGATCTCGCCGGCTGTCGGGCTGCAACGCCGCGCCGCCGAGGAGATCCGGTCGGTGCTCAAGGACAACGGGGTCGGCGACATGCCCCTGGGGGTCGACGTGGCCGAGACGTCGGTGTTCCTCGAGCTGCAGCGGGCCGGGATCGATGTCCGCGACGGCCAACAGGCGATGATGCTCGCGAGGGAGATCAAGAGCCCCGACGAGATCACGCTGCTTACGCAGGCCTGCGCAATGGTCGACGGCGTCTACCAGGACATCTTCGAGTTCCTGAAGCCGGGCGTGCGCGAGAGCGACGTCGTTGCACTCGCGCATGCCCGCCTCTTCGAGATGGGCTCGGAGTTCGTCGAAGCCATCAACTCGATCGCCGGCGAGCGCTGCAGCCCGCACCCCCACGTCTTCTCGGACCGGCTGATCCGCCCCGGCGACCAGGCGTACTTCGACATCATCCACGTGAACAACGGCTACCGGACCTGTTACTACCGCACGTTCGTCGTCGGTCGTGCGACGCAAGCCCAGCGCGACGCGTTCACCCGCTCGCGCGAGTGGATGGACGCGGCCATCGACCTGGTGAAGCCGGGCAACACGACCGATCAGATCGCGGCGGTGTGGCCGAAGGCGGAGGAGTTCGGGTTCAAGGACGAGTTCGACGCGTTCGGCCTGCAGTTCGGGCACGGGGTCGGCGTCGGCCTCCACGAGCGTCCGATCATCAGCCGGTTGAACTCGTTCGAGGAACCGATCGAGCTCAGGGAGGGCATGCTCTTCGCCCTCGAGACGTACTGCCCGGCAACCGATGGGCGATCGGCGGCGCGGATCGAGGAAGAGGTCGTGGTGACCGAGTCGGGCCCCAAGGTCATCACGCTGTTCCCGTGCGAAGAGCTGATGGTCGCCAACGAGTACTGACATGAGCAAGGCCCTTCGCTCTCGCAGCGACAAGCCGCGGACCGACGAAGCCGTTCGGCTCGATATCTACCGGATGATGGTCGAGGCTCGTCTGTTCGAGCGGCGCGTGCACGACCTGTTCCTGCAAGGGCTGGTCAAAGGCACATCGCACCTGGCGCTCGGTCAGGAGGCGATCGCCGCCGGCTACGCGGCGGTCCTGCAGCCGAACGACCTCGTGTACTGCACGTATCGCGGTCACGTCCACACGCTGCTCCGCGGTGCACCGATGTCCGCCCTCATGGCCGAGCTGCTCGGCAGGGCGAACGGTATCTGCGGCGGTAAGGGCGGCTCGATGCACCTCACCGATGTGTCGAAGGGCGCGATGGGGTCCTACGCGATCGTCGGCGCGCACATGCCGATCGCCGCCGGCGCGGCGTGGGCGGCGAAGGAACGGGAGACTGGACAGGTCGTCGTGTGCTTCTTCGGTGACGGGACGACCAACATCGGCGCGTTCCACGAGGCGCTCAACTTCGCCGTGGTGTGGAAACTCCCGGTTGTGTTCGTCTGCGAGAACAACCTGTACATGGAGTACACGCCGATCCGTTCGGTGACGGCCGTCGAGAACCCGGCCGCCGACCGCGCGAGCGCGTACGCCCTCGAGCCGATCCTCGTCGACGGCAACGACCCCGACCAGATGCACGCGGTCGCCCGGCGAACGGTGGACCTCGCTCGGAGCGGGGACGGTCCGTCGTTGGTGGAGGCGCGGACGTACCGCCACGGTGGCCATTCGCGCGCGGACCCCGCCAAGTACCGGCCGGAAGAGGAGGTCGCCGAGTGGGTGGCCCGCGATCCGATCCCCTCGCTCCGCGAGCGATTGATTACCGACGGCGTCGACGCGAGCACGCTCGACGGGATCGATCGCGCGGCCGAGCGCGTCGTCGACGACGCCACCGCGGAGGCGCAGGCGGGGCCGCCGCCCGACCGCTCGACGCTCCTCACCGAGCTGTGGGCGGACGGAGGTTCCGAGTGGCGGAACTGACCTACCGAGAGGCGGTCTCACGCGCGATCGCGCAGGAGATGGAGCGCGACGAAACCGTCTACTTCATTGGCGAGGACGTCGCGGCAGCGGGCGGAGTCTTCAAGACGACGGAGGGACTGCTCGAGCGGTTCGGTCCGCGTCGCGTTCGGGACACACCGATCTCCGAACAGGCGATCGTCGGCGCCGTGATGGGCGGAGCCATGAACGGCCTCCGACCGATCGCAGAGATCATGTTCAGTGACTTCTTCGCCGTGTGCTGGGACATGATCGCCAATCAGATCGCGAAGACGCGGTACATGACGAATGGACAGGTCGCCCTTCCGCTGGTGATCCGGACGGCGAACGGCGGCGGCGTCCGCTTCGGCGCTCAGCACTCGCAGAGCGCCGAGGCATGGGCGATGGCGATCCCGGGACTCAAGGTCGTCGTCCCGTCGAACCCAACCGACATGATCGGGCTGTTCGCCGCGGCCGTTCGCGATCCCGATCCGGTGATCGTCGTCGAGCCGAAAGCGCTGTACGCGATGAAGGCCGACGTTCCCGACGGCGAGATCGTCGACCGGCTCGGCGCGGCCACCGTGCGTCGCGAGGGATCCGACGTGACGATCTGCGCGCTGGGCTCGATGGTCCATCGAGCGATGGAGGCTGCCGAACGACTCGCTGCGGACGGCATCGGCGCCGAGGTCATCGACGTACGTTCGCTCGTCCCGCTCGACACCCAGTCGATCCTCGCGTCGACGTCCAAGACCGGGCGGTTCGTGACCGTCGAGGAGAGCCCGCGGCTCTGCGGGTGGGGCGCAGAGGTCGCATCGATCGTCGCGGAAGAGGTCTTCTACGACCTCGACGGTCCTGTCGTCCGTATCACGACACCGCACATCCCGCTGCCCTCCACCGACGCGCTCGAGGACCTGGCGATCCCGTCAACCGACGTGATCGTGGAACGGGTCGAGGCGTCGATGGGATGACGACCCCATCGAGGCCGGTCCGCCAGGGGGAAGCGCTCGTGAGCCCGAGCCACGTTGTCCGGAGCCGCGCGGACGCCACGTACGACGTCCCTCCGCTGTACGAGCCGCACGTTCAAGGATTCCGGAGGTGGACGGTCGTCGACGAGACCGCCGGATCGGTTCACACTGGGTTCGCCCTCGGCGAGATGGACCCGGGCGGCCGTATCGACCCACACGTTCACTCATTCGAAGAGAGCCTCTACGTCCTGGAGGGCGAGGTCGTGTGGCGGACTCCCGGCGCGGCCGTGCTCATGCGACCGGGCGATTACGGCGTGATCCCCGTCGGCATCACGCACGCATTGCGGAACGAAGGGACGACGACGGCGCGCTGGGCCGCGATGACGGCCCCGGTCCCCCGGCGCGCGCATCACGGCGACACCTACTTCGTCCCGGAGCTCGCCGACGCCGACCCCGTGCCCGTCGATCCGCGCGATCCGCGAACGCGTTCGTTCGGTCACATCGACCCCGCGAACATGGACGTGGGGAACCAACGTCAGGAGATGCTGGCCCTCTCCGCGAGCATGCGGACGGCTCTGCTCGTGTACAGCGGCATCACCGTGAAGATGATGGTGGACACCGATCTCGGCGCGAACCTGTCGACGATGTTCATGGTGCAGTACGAGACGCGCGGTGTCGTCGGCCCGCACGACCACCCGCTCGAGGAGACCTACTTGATCCTGGACGGCCTGGTCGACGCGACGTTCGACGGCGCTCAGTACCGGCTCGAGCCCGGTGACGTCGCATGGGCGGGCGTGGGATGCGTGCATTCGTTCACGAACCCTGGACCCGGAACTGTGCGATGGCTCGAGACGCAGGCGCCGCAGCCACCGGCCAGGCACTCGTACCGATTCGCGCGCGACTGGGATTACCTGCAACAGGCGCTGACCGAACTGACGGAGGCGGTGCGGGAATGAGCGATGGCGTGGTGGTGGTCGTCGGTGCGACGGCCGGTCTGGGCAAGGAGGTGGCTCGCCACTATGCGGATGCCGACCGCGATGTGGTGATCACCGGACGCGACGAGGCGCGCGTGAAAGAGGTCGCCGATGAGCTCGGCGGGAAGACGACGGGGGTCGCACTCGACCTGTCGCGGCCGAACGAGATCGCGGACGCGCTCCGCGGTGTCGGCGAGGTCCACCGGCTCGTGCTCGCCGGCGTCCAGCGCGACCAGAACACGATGCGCGATTACGACGTGGACGCGGCCATCCGACTGGTGACCCTCAAGCTCGTCGGCTACACCGAGGTCGTGCACGTGCTGATGGATCGGCTCCGAGACGACTCGTCCATCCTCATCTTCGGCGGGCTGGCGAAGGAACACCCCTACCCCGGCTCGATGACGGTCACGACGATCAACCATGGCGTCGACGGCCTCGTGCGGTCGCTCACATTCGAGCTCGCGCCGATCCGAGTGAACGCGATCCATCCGGGAATCGTTGAAGACAGCCCGTTCTGGGGTGGGAAGACCGAAGCGCTCCACGGACATCGCGCACGAACGACGACCGGGCGTCTGGTTCAGATGCAGGACATCGTCGACGCGGCCGTCATGATGCTGGAGAACCCCTCGATCGTCGGCGCGGAGCTCAGGGTGGACGCCGGCTGGTCTCTTCCTCTGTAGGCACATGACCACCGTCGCCGTTCTGGGCACCGGACGGATGGGCGGCGCCATGGTCGGAACGCTGTCGCGCGCCGGCTTCGACGTCGTGGCGTGGAATCGATCGAGCGGAAAGGTCGCGCACGTGGCAGCGTCTGCCGGCGCGAACGTCGCCGATAGCCCGACCGAAGCGATCCGCGACGCGGATGTCGTCGTCAGCAGCCTCGCGGACGACGCCGCGGTCGAGTCCGTCTTTGGGCAGACGACCGATGCGTTGCATGAGTCGCAGGTCGTGTTGGAGATGAGCACGATCTCCCCCGTCACGACCCGCCGGGTCGGCGAGCGGGTGCTCGCTCGGGGCGCCGGCTACCTCGACGCGCCGGTCTCCGGCAGCGTGTCGCTCGTAGAGGCGGGGAACCTAACGATCATGGTCGGGGGCGACGGGGCAACGCTCGACCGAGGTCGTCCCGTGCTCGAGGCCCTCGCGGGCAAGATCCTGCACGTCGGCGCCCTCGGTGCGGGGGCGACGATGAAGCTCGCGGTCAACGGGCTCGTCCACGGCCTCAACGTCGCTCTCTCGGAGTCGCTGGTCCTCGCCGAACGCGCCGGCGTCGACCGATCGGAGGCGTACGAGGTGTTCGCCTCGGGGGCGGCGGCGGCGCCGTTCGTCCTGTACAAGCGCGCTGCCTACGAACGTCCGGACGACACGCCCGTCGCGTTTAGCCTCGAGCTGGTGGCGAAGGACCTCGATCTGATCCTCGGTCTGGCCGACGACGTGGGCCTGCCGCTGAAGCAGGCCATGATCAACCGCGAAGCCGTCGATGAGGCCATCAGCGCCGGTCTCGGCGAACGCGACCTCAGCGCGCTAGCCGTTCACCTTCGATCGCTCTCGTAATCGCGCGTCGTCTGTTTGTTACGGTGCGCCCGTGAACGGAGCGGTCCTACGCGACGCGTTCGGCCACCACGTGTGGGCGACGCTCCGATTGCTCGACGTCTGCCTCGAGCTCACTGCCGACCAGCTCGCGACGACGGTTCCGGGAACGTACGGGTCGATCCTCGACACAGCGCGCCACGTGGTCGGAGCAGATGCGTGGTACCTGTCCAGGATGACCGACGATACGGCCTTCCGGGTCGACGAGGAGCAGATGAATCTCGCGGAGATCCACGCCGTCATGGAGCGGAACAGCCAAGCGTGGACCCGCATCATCGAAGGCGACATCGACCCCGATGCGGTCGAGGTCACCCCGCAGGAGGATGGATCCGAGTTCCACACGCCGAAAGGGATCCGGATCGCACAGGCGCTTCACCACGGGACCGATCATCGCAGCCAGATCTGCACGGCGATCACGACGCTCGGGATGGAGCCGCCCGACATCGACGTGTGGGCCTACGGCGAGCTGTACGGTCGGACGGCGGAGATCCCGGCGCAGTCCTGAGACCGCTTTCCATCGTCTGAATCCCACCGGCGCTGGAACGGCTCGGTCGTTTCGGCATCGCGCACCCCGTCTTGCGCGCCGCGAGCGGACGGACCTAGCATCGCCGCAAGTTTCCGCTCCGAGCCGCGAACGCGAGGGGGTACCGATGCCGGCCGTACGCGATCCGCTCCTTAGCCTTCCCATGGAACGCCGCACGCTCCTGAAGGGGATCGGTGCAGCCGGCCTCTTGGGGTCGGGGGTGCTCGCTGCATGCCGCCGCAACATCGACGAGCGAGCCGCGCCGGTCGCGCCGGAGGAGCGGCCGCCCATCCAAGAGGAGCCGGGGACCCTCAAGGTCTACGAGTGGGCCGGATACGAGGCCAAGTGGCTGTGGCGTGACTATGCACGGGCCGGCTTCCCGGAACCTCGATTCGCGTTCTTCACCAACACGCAGGAGGCGATCGCGCGAACGGTCGGCGGGTACACGTGGGACCTCTCCCACCCCGAGTCGACCGAGTTCCCCCAGTACGTCGAGGAAGGGCTGATCCAGCCGTGGGACACGTCCCTCCTCCAGACCTGGGACAGCCTGAACCCCGAGCTCCAGCGGCTCGGCATGTGGGAGGACCAGCAGTACGAGGTGGTGCTCGACTGGGGCTACTCGGGCGTGATCATCCGAAACGATCACGTCGACCCGGATATCAACTCGTACAACTACCTACTG is part of the Actinomycetota bacterium genome and harbors:
- a CDS encoding sugar ABC transporter ATP-binding protein, whose translation is MVLELRRVSRQFGAVRALTDVSFDCRAGEVHAVVGENGSGKSTLLGIASGFIDPDVGTVEIGGRPLRRDSPALAQKLGLAMAYQDTSLILPEPVKNNLFLAAPDDQRPPFWRRKKWARRLLAEFDLDLELFPDAPAGFLSLADRQLFEVAKALVTNPKVLLLDEPTTALGPHEVEALHRTVTACSRRGVGVVYVSHRLPEVLEIADRITVLRDGRNQGTFDAKTTSEPALVELIVGRPFEAAFPPPALNVDERRGVLEVDGLQGQSFGPVSFTLDRGEIVGVAGAEGNGQLQLFDCLAGRQPPKAGRIVCDGKELSLISTHEAVGAGMMLLPGDRRREALMSVLGVKVNATIQALRRFSVFGLLRRRRERRVVTDLVRQLEIRTPSLEQPVEFLSGGNQQKVSVSRTFLKEPAVILAYEPTQGVDVGSRFDIYKALRTRTNAGTAMLVKSSDPLELSGLCDRVLVMSRGQIVEEIPGDELDELRIVEAVVRGPGLSKAGRSPLGIAMPKASRSNGRR
- a CDS encoding substrate-binding domain-containing protein, translated to MHRIRIAAVIAALALVAAACGGGDDDDGTPTGPAQTGTATGATGPLAEFGESTDADTALIDKALGPVEPSDEASWNIILASVARADQDLDQATIDKAMECWNNQECDTGTGGDLIMGYADGGGDTVNVWRAVSHMEAILQALTYDEIGTIVSTEADFDPDPAVHANDIRFLIQRGVDFIVGYPDMGIAIADAIKEADDAGIPYVPFSAGWVGLPGQEGALTPGEDYLSVVGEDLCALGNSFAEVLNEGVGNGEVALLGGTPGNALSLGWQQCAVDALADGVDLVNPPANENSTTGDTSWFPPAIPGVYQGLLTTNPDIRGWAYEYADGMYIGLQTYEDLGIPVKNLTVALRTDEQNLFCDWAERDEPSYNIFYSAGGNFQSRIGVTAAMMSLKGAEIPAEVVVPHVMRQVTEDDCDPNRVHEAVSGTSLVPDPVLQLMFGG
- a CDS encoding ABC transporter permease, with product MIEQRKPTPSSALTSFVVASRYLPVYIALLVLVIVASIWAPATLGRVAVRAIAPYGAVLGIVALGQMLVVMTGGIDLSVPGTMSLAAVIMVGVGDGSNENIVVAVVTAIAVAATIGLVNGILIGGFKLNALITTLAVGLIVIGVVNRYGGTFPVSSPVPRGLSEWTSNRILGVSPVFWGGAALTIVLILGLRYTAIGRRFQVVGANPVASHVVGVRVNLNQILVYVVAAVFYALAGVALAGLLRTPGVAVGRLYLLGPIAAVVIGGASLTGGLASPLSTFVAAIFLTGLNQMLRTMGLPTSLQFVVFGLVIIGGMLVSGDRIIRGVEQVLRERRRPDASQPPAVHRSD
- a CDS encoding amidohydrolase family protein, with translation MTSRTLLRGGCVLTLGKKTPNFATADVLIEDGRIAEVGSGVRARDAENVDASETIVMPGFVDTHRHTWRSLFRNLGDASTNGAVVDPAKLGGQLQPDDVYAATLVGLLGAVEAGITTVVDWSDLPVDPALAAAALQAHADAGARTVFVRGLVEASNGGLRMPTRAGITRMREEVGPRTTIALGLDLTSDGVRSDGDPVALSRELGMRIHIHGGSNVPGSNAIARLAERGVLGSDVTLVHPFGLDDAAARALASSGTSVSVTPSSEMAGGLRAPPIQLLIDHDVRPALGVDDERVAPGDLFAQMRETISLQHAVVFDRKLAGKAALPKLMSTRDVIRFATIDGAVAAGLHTVTGSLEPGKQADVVVLRTDRPNIYPINDPIGAVVWGMDTSNVGWVFAAGRALVRDGVLDADVERARALAMSARERVATAGVLVVRSGAGGDG
- a CDS encoding XRE family transcriptional regulator, yielding MTGELGEIGSRLREERERVRISQRELARRLGVSASLISQIESGQSKPSVSTLYAIVSELGVSLDHVFQVHRHEAAVAIAGGTTTVEGSAPGSVVRSEERHALDLASGVRWERLTSDDEDVDFLHVIYDVGGSSSPDDRLMRHPGREYGYIISGRLGVQLTFERHELGPGDSISFESTQPHRLWNLGDEPVHGIWFVVGRDG